The DNA segment AAGGCGTCGGCGATATAGCCTGGGCCGAGCTTCTGCAGGAAGATCGTGTCGCGCAGGATGGCGCTGTCGTCGAGTGGCTCGTTGACGACGTCCCAGGCGTAGACCTGCCCCTTGAAGTGGCCGGCCTCGACCATGATGTGCCGGCGCAGGATGTCGCGCAGCTGGTCGGGAGTCCAGTTGCCGTTGGTCACCCAGGACGGGAGCTGGCTGTGCCAGACCAGCGTGTGCCCGCGCACCCGCTGGCCGTGGTCTTTGGCGAAGGCGACGATGTGGTCGGCAGGCGCGAAGTTGAACACGCCCGGTTGGGGCTCGGTGGTGTCCCACTTCATCGCGTTCTCGGGCGTGACGGAGTCGAACTGTGTCGCGAGGATCTGGCTGTAGGTCGGGTCCGTGTCGAGCTGCGGCAGGCCGACTGCGGTGCCGATGAGCAGGTTGCGGGAGGCCGCGCGTAGG comes from the Candidatus Binatia bacterium genome and includes:
- a CDS encoding endo-1,4-beta-xylanase, coding for MGNNNESGHVMRAARRLAVGLVSAALLIGAAVPAAVADGGPTTLRAASRNLLIGTAVGLPQLDTDPTYSQILATQFDSVTPENAMKWDTTEPQPGVFNFAPADHIVAFAKDHGQRVRGHTLVWHSQLPSWVTNGNWTPDQLRDILRRHIMVEAGHFKGQVYAWDVVNEPLDDSAILRDTIFLQKLGPGYIADA